A DNA window from bacterium contains the following coding sequences:
- a CDS encoding penicillin-binding protein activator LpoB, whose product MRTLWILVLALASFSFVACSGGKKVSRIDVEETVDLSGNWNDTDSRLVADEMISDALSRPWLDNFLRDKGKNPAVIVGNMRNLTDEHVATGTFVGDIERAFVNSGNVRVVADRVEREGVREEREDQQANASLETMKKFGMELGADYMLIGEINKILDQEGKEKVAFYQVDLTLTDMQSNEKVWIGQKKIKKYIARKNYKP is encoded by the coding sequence ATGAGAACTCTGTGGATTCTGGTGCTCGCTCTGGCGAGTTTTTCGTTCGTCGCCTGCTCGGGGGGCAAGAAGGTGTCGCGGATTGACGTCGAGGAAACCGTTGATTTGTCAGGGAATTGGAACGATACTGACAGCCGACTGGTGGCCGATGAGATGATCAGCGATGCGCTGTCGCGGCCGTGGCTCGACAACTTCCTGCGTGACAAGGGCAAAAACCCCGCAGTGATCGTGGGCAACATGCGCAATCTGACCGACGAGCATGTGGCGACGGGTACGTTCGTGGGCGATATCGAGCGCGCGTTCGTGAACTCGGGCAATGTGCGCGTCGTGGCGGACCGCGTCGAGCGTGAAGGTGTGCGCGAAGAACGCGAAGATCAGCAGGCCAATGCCTCGCTCGAAACGATGAAAAAATTCGGGATGGAGCTGGGCGCGGACTACATGCTGATCGGCGAGATCAACAAGATTCTCGATCAGGAAGGCAAAGAGAAGGTCGCGTTCTATCAGGTGGACTTGACGCTGACGGATATGCAGAGCAACGAGAAGGTGTGGATCGGGCAGAAGAAGATCAAGAAGTACATCGCCCGCAAGAACTATAAGCCGTAG
- a CDS encoding IPT/TIG domain-containing protein yields the protein MNKTVWFYAALLLFAIMASAAPSRPLPPRSAPPATPIRSPLSTIVNIPWSDDFETGGALWTTSGFFNVTADPQTHEVLNPTINPTMVSLPDEGFLPTAHNGNHVLWYGETSTGSFIGSDFDPIQGSHSGGTSNGSNTGWAITPEFDLTNVGEATLTFWTWWEIEGVDVPWFDLMLVEASTDGGSTWSPVGSGQLNPLDDVNAADHVGYSSGGVGEPGVWVHHAFQLNQFTGNLCAIRFRFDTVDPLFNGFRGWLIDEVSVTGAGDPPPDISHMQPNRGDRDNLIHVHGDNFRSGAQFFIGDQLCVSVVLAEDLAQIIVPNMRRDVYNVTVINPDGLAGGCNFCFTVDNVQPPEIQGVTPTWTYIGIPRLITVIGERFNPGAIVTIGGLPVTNLNIINDQTMTFMTPQSIGLGARAIRIENTDGLFDLCSGCMEIRPWAFVTSPDSLVIQAASPHIQLYWTPADSGSMYGVFKADPSTGEFNILESALFDTTYVDSFALDSPEPMQFYVIRTFAP from the coding sequence ATGAATAAGACCGTATGGTTTTACGCCGCTCTGCTGTTGTTTGCTATCATGGCCTCCGCCGCTCCCAGTCGACCGTTACCGCCGCGATCCGCGCCACCAGCAACTCCGATTCGCAGTCCGCTATCTACCATCGTGAACATCCCCTGGAGTGACGATTTTGAAACTGGCGGCGCACTCTGGACAACTTCGGGCTTCTTCAATGTCACGGCCGATCCTCAGACTCACGAGGTGCTGAACCCGACGATTAACCCGACGATGGTGTCGCTGCCGGATGAGGGCTTTCTGCCGACAGCTCACAACGGCAATCACGTATTGTGGTACGGCGAAACCTCGACCGGCTCCTTCATCGGGTCAGACTTTGATCCCATACAAGGCAGCCATTCTGGCGGCACATCAAACGGCTCGAACACCGGCTGGGCAATCACGCCCGAATTTGATCTCACCAATGTCGGCGAAGCGACCCTGACTTTTTGGACATGGTGGGAGATCGAGGGTGTGGATGTGCCGTGGTTCGACCTGATGTTGGTCGAAGCATCAACCGACGGTGGTTCGACATGGTCGCCTGTCGGCTCTGGTCAATTGAATCCACTTGACGATGTCAACGCCGCCGACCATGTTGGCTACAGCTCCGGCGGGGTAGGCGAGCCCGGTGTTTGGGTTCACCACGCGTTCCAATTGAATCAATTCACCGGGAACCTCTGCGCGATTCGTTTTCGTTTTGACACCGTGGATCCACTGTTCAACGGCTTTCGTGGTTGGCTGATTGACGAAGTCTCCGTCACAGGTGCGGGCGATCCGCCGCCGGACATTTCGCACATGCAGCCCAATCGCGGCGACCGCGACAACTTGATCCACGTCCACGGCGACAACTTCCGCAGCGGCGCGCAGTTCTTCATCGGTGATCAGCTCTGCGTATCCGTCGTGCTCGCGGAAGACCTCGCGCAAATTATCGTGCCCAACATGCGTCGTGATGTCTATAACGTGACGGTCATCAATCCCGACGGCCTCGCGGGCGGATGCAACTTCTGTTTCACCGTGGACAATGTTCAGCCGCCGGAAATTCAGGGCGTTACACCGACGTGGACTTACATCGGCATTCCGCGTCTGATCACTGTAATAGGCGAACGTTTCAATCCCGGCGCTATCGTCACCATCGGAGGATTGCCCGTCACGAATCTGAACATCATCAATGATCAAACGATGACGTTCATGACTCCGCAATCCATCGGCCTTGGCGCGCGTGCAATTCGCATTGAGAATACGGACGGCTTGTTTGATCTCTGCTCTGGCTGTATGGAGATTCGGCCCTGGGCATTCGTTACGTCGCCAGACAGTCTGGTGATTCAAGCCGCATCGCCGCACATTCAACTCTATTGGACGCCCGCCGATTCAGGCAGCATGTACGGAGTCTTCAAAGCTGATCCCTCCACCGGTGAATTCAACATCCTCGAATCCGCGCTCTTCGACACGACCTACGTGGACAGCTTCGCGCTCGATTCTCCTGAACCGATGCAGTTTTACGTCATCCGCACATTCGCTCCATAG
- the hemW gene encoding radical SAM family heme chaperone HemW, protein MPFCRRLCPYCDFFKKVPRRDDLARICEAILSEVSAVCTRESSWVKGPITSVYFGGGTPSLHSAEQIGALLNGVSIMGDVQQCEVTLEANPGTLTLDSLRALRAAGINRLSLGAQSFSARKLHLLYRDHAASETLDTVRNARAAGFKNLSLDLIFGLPGETMAEWQSDMEQLLACEPDHVSLYNLEYHEATPYGRWLEQGLIEPPAQDFEAELFLLTHETLERAGFEHYEVSNFAREGYRSVHNQVYWEGKPYLGIGPSAHSFDGHARRFANVADLHDYEQRAAAGVSCVDREWKNNESERWEEWISVRLRRKEGISWSACHDEWGGAHARKLWEKAAGLPSHLRVLDEQCFRLTPEGWFVENEVLLASVDAGPSFR, encoded by the coding sequence TTGCCGTTCTGTCGGCGGCTCTGCCCGTACTGCGATTTCTTCAAGAAAGTGCCGCGACGGGACGACTTGGCGCGCATCTGCGAGGCGATTCTCTCTGAGGTATCGGCAGTTTGCACCCGGGAATCGAGTTGGGTCAAAGGACCAATTACCTCTGTCTATTTTGGCGGCGGTACACCCAGTCTGCACAGCGCCGAGCAGATCGGGGCCCTGCTGAACGGCGTTTCGATTATGGGTGATGTTCAGCAGTGCGAGGTGACGCTGGAAGCGAATCCGGGGACGCTGACGCTCGACAGCCTGCGGGCGCTGCGGGCCGCAGGGATCAACCGGCTGTCGCTGGGTGCGCAGTCGTTCTCAGCGCGCAAGCTGCACTTGCTGTATCGCGATCATGCGGCCAGCGAGACGCTTGACACGGTACGCAACGCGCGCGCGGCGGGATTTAAGAATCTGTCGCTTGACTTGATCTTTGGGTTACCGGGTGAGACGATGGCAGAGTGGCAGAGTGATATGGAACAGCTCCTGGCCTGTGAACCGGATCATGTGTCGCTTTACAATCTTGAATATCATGAGGCCACGCCTTACGGCAGGTGGCTGGAGCAAGGGCTGATCGAACCGCCCGCGCAGGATTTTGAAGCGGAACTCTTTCTGCTCACGCACGAGACGCTGGAACGCGCCGGTTTTGAGCATTACGAGGTTTCCAACTTCGCGCGTGAAGGCTATCGTTCGGTACACAATCAGGTCTATTGGGAAGGCAAGCCGTATTTAGGCATCGGGCCGTCGGCGCATTCGTTTGACGGACATGCGCGGAGGTTCGCCAACGTCGCCGATTTACACGACTATGAACAGCGCGCGGCGGCAGGCGTGTCGTGCGTGGATCGCGAATGGAAGAACAACGAAAGCGAACGGTGGGAAGAGTGGATTTCGGTGCGCTTACGGCGCAAGGAGGGGATTTCGTGGAGCGCCTGTCATGACGAATGGGGCGGCGCGCATGCGCGGAAGTTGTGGGAGAAGGCGGCGGGCTTGCCGAGTCATCTGCGCGTGCTTGATGAGCAGTGTTTTCGCCTGACGCCGGAGGGGTGGTTTGTGGAGAATGAGGTGTTGCTGGCCAGCGTTGACGCTGGACCAAGTTTCCGCTAG